In Paenarthrobacter sp. GOM3, a single window of DNA contains:
- a CDS encoding flagellar assembly protein FliW — translation MSTALAFDTLAFASPMPGLEAADGFSLRGIAGAEGLYALEVEEPRVRMFVADASVYVPDYEPAIPSADLEALGLASVANATVLVVVNPAPEKTTVNLMAPLLVNAEGTCLQVILDGAVYPLRAELARQV, via the coding sequence ATGAGCACGGCACTGGCATTCGACACCCTGGCCTTCGCCTCCCCCATGCCGGGGCTGGAAGCAGCCGATGGATTCTCCCTGCGCGGCATCGCCGGCGCAGAAGGTCTTTACGCCCTGGAAGTGGAAGAGCCGCGCGTGCGGATGTTCGTAGCTGATGCCTCCGTGTACGTTCCGGACTATGAGCCGGCCATTCCGTCGGCGGACTTGGAGGCCCTGGGACTTGCCAGTGTTGCCAACGCGACGGTCCTGGTGGTGGTCAACCCGGCTCCGGAGAAGACCACCGTGAACCTCATGGCACCCCTCCTGGTCAATGCGGAAGGCACCTGCCTCCAAGTGATCCTGGACGGCGCCGTGTATCCGCTCCGGGCAGAACTGGCCCGCCAGGTGTAG
- the flgL gene encoding flagellar hook-associated protein FlgL yields MLNRVTNQMMSAAAQRNLQTAQSRLAELQERAQTLKNISRPSDDPAGAAQAIAMRAQLSAATQYGTNISDGNGWLAAADTALGQSTNILNRVRDLVVQASNGTLNSSAKEAIAVEIEGLGKDLLTQANTQYLGRNVFAGSSDTVGAFTNTTPPTYVGAGGGSVERRVDAARTVRVDSDGGAIFGDGAGSVFALVSDVVADIRSGADPNARLAAFGDRIKAVIDGRSDVGMRQTRLGQAQDSLEGMKATLESQRSRVEDMDLGKAVMDLKLQETNYQVALAVSAKVLQPTLMDFLR; encoded by the coding sequence GTGCTCAATCGCGTCACCAACCAGATGATGTCAGCCGCCGCTCAGCGGAATCTCCAGACCGCCCAATCCCGGCTCGCCGAGTTGCAGGAACGGGCCCAGACGCTGAAGAACATCAGCCGCCCATCCGACGACCCCGCGGGTGCCGCCCAAGCCATCGCCATGCGCGCCCAGCTCAGCGCGGCCACGCAATACGGCACCAACATCAGCGACGGCAATGGCTGGCTCGCTGCTGCGGACACGGCTTTGGGACAGTCCACCAACATCCTCAACCGCGTTCGCGACCTGGTGGTCCAGGCCTCCAACGGCACCCTCAACAGCAGCGCCAAGGAGGCCATCGCCGTCGAGATCGAAGGCCTGGGCAAAGACCTGCTGACCCAGGCCAATACGCAGTACCTGGGCCGCAACGTCTTCGCCGGCAGTTCGGACACTGTGGGCGCATTCACCAACACCACTCCCCCGACGTACGTGGGCGCTGGAGGTGGTTCCGTGGAACGTCGCGTTGACGCCGCCCGGACGGTGCGCGTGGATTCCGACGGCGGTGCGATCTTCGGGGATGGCGCCGGCTCCGTTTTCGCCTTGGTGAGTGACGTCGTCGCCGATATCCGTTCCGGCGCCGATCCCAACGCCCGGCTGGCCGCGTTCGGCGACCGGATCAAGGCCGTGATCGATGGCCGCTCCGATGTTGGCATGCGGCAAACGCGGCTCGGGCAGGCCCAGGATTCACTGGAGGGGATGAAGGCTACGCTGGAAAGTCAAAGGTCCCGGGTGGAAGACATGGACCTGGGAAAGGCGGTCATGGATTTGAAATTGCAGGAAACCAATTACCAGGTGGCACTCGCCGTCTCGGCCAAGGTGCTCCAGCCGACACTCATGGACTTCCTCCGATGA
- the flgK gene encoding flagellar hook-associated protein FlgK produces MSTFGGLNTAYRGLTAAQQAINLAGQNIANATTPGYTRQRLDQSAIGAPAPIGLNPATGQAGQGVSVDGISRLGSSFLDAGVRRTGAQSGFTGIRSTELQRLEDTLQEPGPHGISTALHTFWASWQGVSNHPGESAPASVLLEAAATLSETVSAGYKALDAQWSRVRGETSATVEELNDTAGRVADLNATIRSVLASGGSANELIDTRNQLTESIAALAGGTVRENPDGTADVFIGGNALVSGTSHRALTLAGQTSMGGPGQPVQLEWADRSGLAVNLDGGQLAGAVSLLAPAAAGSKGAGTGGAIAEAAAAYNAFATQVMNDVNAVHRTGQTASGAGNLDFFTSTPGVPVALSLRVVPTSAAGIATGAPGAGSLDGSIADAVAQIGSKPDAPDTFWNGVVAGIGMASRSAQQHSQLADAASVSAVGQRSSAASVSLDEENVALLASQHAYQAAARVMTAIDEALDVLINRTGLVGR; encoded by the coding sequence GTGAGCACTTTCGGCGGACTCAACACGGCCTACCGCGGCCTCACCGCGGCACAGCAGGCCATCAACCTGGCCGGCCAGAACATCGCCAACGCCACCACCCCCGGCTACACCCGCCAACGGCTGGACCAGTCGGCCATCGGCGCACCCGCCCCGATAGGACTGAACCCGGCCACGGGCCAGGCCGGCCAAGGCGTCTCGGTGGACGGTATCTCGCGGCTCGGCAGCAGCTTCCTCGACGCCGGGGTTCGCAGGACCGGGGCCCAGTCCGGCTTCACCGGGATCCGGTCCACGGAACTCCAACGGCTTGAGGACACACTGCAGGAACCCGGACCGCACGGAATTTCGACGGCGTTGCACACCTTTTGGGCATCATGGCAGGGAGTCTCCAACCACCCGGGCGAATCCGCTCCGGCGTCGGTCCTGCTTGAAGCTGCCGCTACCCTCAGCGAAACCGTCTCGGCCGGTTACAAAGCACTAGACGCCCAGTGGAGCCGGGTGCGTGGTGAAACCTCGGCCACCGTGGAAGAACTGAACGACACCGCAGGCAGGGTGGCCGACTTGAACGCCACCATCCGCTCGGTCCTGGCCTCAGGGGGTTCCGCGAACGAACTCATTGACACGAGGAACCAGCTGACCGAGTCCATAGCTGCGCTGGCGGGCGGCACCGTCCGGGAGAATCCGGACGGCACCGCCGACGTGTTCATCGGCGGCAACGCCCTGGTATCGGGGACGTCGCACCGGGCGCTGACGCTGGCGGGACAAACTTCCATGGGCGGCCCCGGACAGCCGGTTCAGTTGGAGTGGGCGGACCGCTCCGGCCTGGCGGTTAACCTCGACGGCGGCCAACTCGCCGGAGCGGTCTCCCTCCTGGCCCCTGCGGCCGCGGGAAGCAAGGGAGCCGGAACGGGGGGCGCGATCGCCGAAGCAGCAGCGGCATACAACGCCTTTGCCACCCAGGTGATGAACGACGTCAATGCAGTCCACCGCACAGGCCAGACGGCCAGCGGTGCCGGCAACCTCGACTTCTTCACCAGCACGCCCGGCGTCCCCGTCGCACTGTCCCTCCGGGTGGTTCCCACCAGTGCCGCGGGAATCGCTACCGGCGCACCTGGTGCGGGCTCCCTGGACGGCAGCATCGCGGACGCCGTGGCCCAAATCGGCTCGAAGCCGGACGCGCCGGACACCTTCTGGAACGGAGTGGTGGCAGGGATTGGGATGGCTTCCAGGTCAGCCCAGCAGCACTCGCAACTGGCAGACGCGGCGAGTGTCTCCGCCGTCGGGCAGCGTTCCTCTGCCGCCTCGGTGAGCCTTGATGAGGAGAACGTCGCACTTCTCGCCAGCCAACACGCCTACCAGGCTGCGGCGCGCGTCATGACCGCTATCGACGAAGCCCTGGATGTCCTGATTAACCGCACCGGATTGGTGGGAAGGTAA
- a CDS encoding flagellar protein FlgN, protein MAIHELSALLWRERELLDLLTFKLEEEQLLLTAGKSRWLPHGTREVEQVLERVSQAGLARTVEIASVAAQWGVSQDCSLAELAAAAPDPAWAEVLTSHVTAMRQQAAAIKELRDSNEQFLRAAVRSTQETLADLKPAAGTYDSHGRTGDRSAAHLVDRQF, encoded by the coding sequence GTGGCCATCCATGAACTGTCAGCCCTGCTGTGGCGCGAGCGCGAACTTCTCGATCTCCTGACCTTCAAGCTCGAAGAAGAGCAGCTGCTCCTGACAGCAGGCAAGTCACGTTGGCTGCCCCACGGCACCAGGGAAGTGGAGCAGGTCCTGGAGCGCGTTTCCCAGGCCGGCCTGGCCCGTACGGTGGAGATCGCGTCCGTCGCCGCGCAATGGGGTGTCTCCCAGGACTGTTCCTTGGCCGAGCTGGCCGCCGCCGCACCGGATCCCGCCTGGGCCGAGGTCCTCACGTCCCATGTCACGGCGATGCGCCAGCAGGCAGCGGCCATCAAGGAACTCCGAGATTCCAATGAACAATTCCTGCGGGCAGCCGTCCGTTCCACCCAGGAAACACTTGCCGACCTGAAACCCGCGGCCGGAACCTACGACTCCCACGGCCGGACCGGGGACCGATCGGCCGCGCACCTGGTCGACCGGCAATTCTGA